Below is a genomic region from Lineus longissimus chromosome 4, tnLinLong1.2, whole genome shotgun sequence.
GACCCCATGCACCTAAACCCGTATCCTAGCGACGCCACGTGATCCCGTATCCAAGCGACCCTGCTTGTTGTCAATAGTGATGCACTCGGTAGCACTCTGAACAATTATCAGCACTTTGTTGAAAGAGACTCAAGGACCAGGAGGTCCTTCGGTTCAAGAAATTCATCAATTACGTTTTATCGTTACGGATGGAGGACTGTGCGGTGCAGAGGAATTGATCGAATCCCATTTGTCGGAAGATTGATAGTGATCTTCCCCTGGTCatgttttcatttttataatGTTGATTCGTGTCAATTATACCGCTGTCCATTGAGTGTCCAAAGGTCACCAGTAATATATATGATGGGCGATTGCGATAgttttggtgtcattttagaATATGAGATCCGAGGAGGTTATGATTAATATCACTTCACTGCCCATGAGATATGACGCTGGCAACCTGATTGTGAGGCAAATTATGAATTTTCTACTTGAGTTCGATTGGACTTCTTTGATAAAACATTTTCAAGTTATACTCGTCTTTATGTGCATTTATTTCCAGTCGAAGATTTGGGGACAACTGACATCTCGGGATGGATGTGACTGAATTGTGATGGTTGATCCTCTGATCAAGTAGGACCAAGCCTAAGTGGCGCTATGATGTCCTGCCTGCACTTTACATCAAGGCCACATGCCACAAAACTGCTGGCCACTTTATCCAATTCATCAGTTGatctttatcgtcattgtcCGCAGACAAGCCCTGGATGTGACTGGGACAAGATACAAACTACAAAGGAGAGGCGCACAATGTGTCATCCCGGAGAGTTAATGTCCTCAGattaattttttcatatttAAAAGTCTTCATTAGCCTGATTACATATACTCTCCCAAAATTACTTCTTTGCTGCAAAATAAGTCTTAGATCCCAGGAATACAGTTTAAAGGTAATCATTTTTCATCTGAGGTAAATTTGCTGGAAGTGTCCGGGATGGGATTAATTTGATAAATCCCCTCGAGGACCCTGGGACGTGACATAGGCTTACTGGCGTTCTCATAAAGAAAGGACAACAGCGTTAATACACTTGTATTCATCTTCCGGTGACCATTTCCCAAATTATTTCCACTAAGTGATATTACGCTAAGCTCATTCCCTGGGTATTGACGTCGATGAGACGATGTTTTATTCCCTGGAATGTTTCATCCCTTTTTGTTGGATTTGCAAAAGCATCTCGAGCCTTGGATCTTTGATGAGAATGGAAAGCAGGCATTGCTTCTTGCGACTCTGGGCCCTGCACCCAATGCTCTTGATTGGGCACTTGTTCGGTGTGGATCGATTGAGGGCTGACACTTGACtgagcacccccccccccccccctccccgatcCAGTTCCAGGTGATACCTCAGAACTTGATGATAAGGATAGCATCTTTTTCTGGGCTATCTATAATCAAGAGGAGTATAGGCCCGTCCTGCTTGTGCTCCAAGTAAAGTCCTTGGTTAACCCTGTCTTTGAGCTGAGATgcatatataggcctatctgtaggcctactgtcattGCTAAGTCTATTCAAACTTGTTTAAATCTAACCGTCTGTTTTTGACAGAGAAGTGTTTTGTTTGTGGTCGGGTTGTCGAGTTTACTGAGAATTCCCATGGAAAACATGAGGAAATTCCCCTCAAACATCATGACATGGTTCAATGGTCTACTGCTAACTGAGATAACTTGCTTCCTGTACACTTCCACGTTCGAGCACTTTTTCCGCCTGTTTGCTTCTCAAACATAATTCACCAGGTGCATTTAGTATTTTCTTATGTAAAATAAGTGGTCAACCAGGCCGTGTTAATAGTAAACGCCGGAAAGCTTGGAATTTGAGGCTTCAGTGCAGTAGAACGTTCCGGGTGCACTACGCTACATTATCATTAGGATTTTAGTTCCTGGAAACGTCACGTCGCCTGACTCATGCTACCTTGGATACATTAGATTGATTAGCATGCATAATCTATCGAATACAACGCTTTAGGAAGTTTGCGCCATTTACTGCCAAGTTTTCCGTGTTCTGCTGAATTGTTGCGGTCTCTTATCTAACTGTCACACAATGTTACCAAAACACGAGTCCCACATTTGTGGTACGCAAAGTAAATACTGCCACGTGCTTCTGCGGCCCATATTTGGCACAGCCAATCAGCGGCGATATTTCCGCGAAAGCTCCGCCCGGCTTTCTCGGTAGGTCGTATATAAATGCGCGTGCCAAATATAGAAGCAGTTTCGTCAAAGTATCGTTGGTGGAGAGACGTTGAATTTAATATCAGATGTAAAATCTCTTATTCTTCCTTGGATTACTTATCTATGAAGATGACATTAGAAGAAGTGGATACAATGCATTCCTCTGTTGAGTAAGTATCCAATTTCATTGCCGAAATTTGTGcattttttgtgaaaatctgcgattttgatcatgtgtTTTGTCATGCGCCTGTCATGTGGTTTCTACGACGTGGCCGACATCGGCTGCATGCACGAGGCCGGGATTCCCGGTCGGCTTTTGCTTGATAATTCCAGAAAGTTCTTGCATAAAACACAAATGACGACCGTGGGTTCTTATTCTATTGTAATTTCGAAGTTGATTTTTGTTCCTGCAGAAAGTTTATTCCTTTGAACAATTTGTCAGTTTGTGGTGACTCAGCCTGCCTTTCTGATGATTCATCAATGTTTGATCGTTGTGGTTTTGGCCACGTGCCTGCTACTGCTAGTGCTATTGTAATCACTGTAATACAATGTCAAATTTATCTCTACATATCAACCTGTTGCAAGACTAGCCACACAAGAGAGCCTTTAATGAATTAACTTTATCTGGTAATTGGTGTCTTTATTGCTGTCATTATGCAATTTCTTAATTGACGATAAAACTGTTGTGATTCTGTTGCAGGACCTACCGAGATACAATGTTTCAAATTCTGTTGCATTCCAATAGGCCTTTTCAGAGAAGATTCTGTTGTTGACCGTGGCACTCTACATCTCTAGGACTTTTGTTGGCCCATTTTTAGGAAGTTATCTTTACCTAATGTTTCCTCGTTCTTCTTCTGCAGTAACGGGATCAGCATTGCAGACGCTCTGCGAGGCACGCTCTTGAGGGCCAAAGAGCAGTCGAGGATCACATGTGGGGTCTATGACACCGCCAAGCGCATGGAGGTCGCCCCGGAGAACATCATGCTCTGCGTCATGGCCGCTGAAGATGTGAGCGACGTGACAAAGCAGATCCACCTCACCCTCATGGAAGCTTTGTGCTGGGAGAACGAAGTCCGTCTGCTCAAGGTGGACAGTAGCACAAAGTTGGCAAAGTTGATCGGTGATGTCAAGCCAATCATCGACAACAACGGCAACCAAAGAACCTTCAAATCTGATGACCTCAAGTGCCTGCTTATTGAGGTtagttggttgtgactctctcatAAACTTCTCTGCTAAGAAGGCCTCTGTGTGCCCTTTGAAAGTCTCATGCAGGTGGAATCACAACACATTCTGCCTCCTGTAATCCCCTGGGCTCTAGGTTATAATCTTGAGCAGGTGGTTTCTTGCCTGATAATGAGTATTGCCTGCTAATTACTATGCAATAATTATGGGTAAAAAGCAGACACACATGAGTTGCTATAGCTAAAACACAAAGGTTAAACTTGAGTCATAACTATAGTAGCTACCTGACTGAAGGCTGACTAAGTATTTAGGATTCATTGTAAGTGGTTTCTCACCAGCCTATCACAGCCATGTACATCATACTCATGCAGATCTTGCCCTTTCATTACAGTACCCTCCTGATGAGCTCAGCACTGCTGAAGAGAACATTATCGAATACTACAAGTTGGTGTGCAACACCTTCCCACATCCAATCGTGCCACTTCCAGCTTGAGCAAGACTAACACCACCTACAGTCTAGGAGTGTTACTACAAGCCTGTCACGACATGACAAGAGAGACCTCTGAGCGTGTTCGTGACCAATGCTGTTCATCATCAGAGGTTGCTTTGGTGTGGTGCTGAAGCTTCCAATGGACAATTGACCAATGTTAATGATGGTTTAGCGTCACCGTGAACCGGAGGGGGGTGACGCAAGGTGTGGCATATATGGCAGAAAGGTGAGTTACTTTGCTCTTCATTACAACACTTAACAGGGCAAATAAGTAATGAATGATCGATGATACAACTTTTATTGACCTGTTGGACTTCTAATACAATCAAGTTGTGATGTCTAatgaaggacaaagtcacaatcaagtaaaGGACGGTTTCATATTATGTAGACTGCATTGTCTTCATTCCTTACACTTTCAAACAAAAACTCATTAGTTTTCCTTTGCTGTCTTCCAGATTGAGGTAATAGAAGTGGTACATACTGTTTGCATTTCGTCAAGCAGCCCAGTCAAGGTGATGAAGTGATATGTCAAGGACTGATGGCGGCATGAACTGCTGATGGACTTGAAATATCAAACAACGGATTATATTACATATGACCAATCTGCAATCGATGGACTATAAAACATCTATGAATGGATTATGACCAAGAACAATAGACTTGTGAATGGACTAAATCACTCTGCCTATGACTTGAACAGTCTTGTGACCCAATCATATGGACTAACATCTCATGGACTACCTAATATTGGCTATGTTATCAAATCACATGGAATGAATCTATCACATGGACTTGTGAAACTATATGTCATGGAGAAGGAGACAAGTCAATAGTGACAATACATTTTAGTTGTTATCGAGTGGACTAACATTGTGATAAGGGAGTTGCCTTGTTGAGAAGTGGCTGTGTTATGATGTAATGGACTTCATGCTTGGACTATCGAAACACTTTCTATGGATAACTGCTGAAATATGActagttttttaaaattgtTCATTACTTGAATGTCttcatatctacatgtactataaatcTTCCTTGGTTGAGACACTGtaagaaagaaaacaaaccaCTCTTGTTTTAGATTGAAACAATCGCTGAAGGACCATTCTCTGGATTGATATATATCGGTTGTTTTATCACAAGAGTCAAATAATGAAGGACTTTGCAACTTTTAAAACAATGTCACAATAGCTCCAATCCAGGTGTAGaccaatgtacaatgtagtgtGATAGCTACCACTTTCCTAATAGTAGGCCATGAACGTTGTGTACTTTGGTCCACTTGATCTTTCTTGGAATTACCGTGGCACACTTGGCCTACTTACTTGTTTACTGTAGGCTTCATGAACATTTCCTTTCATCCTGGTTAGGTTTAATGTCAGTGGAAATTGGCTATCATATTTTAGTAGTGTAATCTGCGGAAATGTCATGTCCTGGCATTTTAAAACTACTTAATTATTCATGTTTCTCGTGAATGTTTATACTATGGTGAGTGAACTTGAATCGTTATCATTTATCAGGTCTGCCTATAGACCTATATTTCTGGTTCTGTTCTAGGTCATCCTATAGTGCTTGGAGAGTTTGAAATGCCATGTTCCAATCGGTGATCCCATAGTGCTTTGAGAATTTGAAATGCCATATTCCAATCGGCGAAATGTCACTCAACTGATGTGATGTATAAAACTTTAAAGAATCTTATTCAAGTCGTTATCATACAATAATTCTTAAGGTAAATGTTATAGGTGACAATTGTAGTCCTGAGAAAATGCATGTAAATTATATTTTTCTATTCTTGAATCCATCCAAAATGCATGTACATATTGCGATTACTTTGTTAGTCTTGCCAGATTGAGAAGAATAAACTAAACCATTGTATTTTATATCATTGTTGTTGTCCTCTTTCAATATCAGACCACCTTACAGATTGTGACAAGGACTACCAAGTATATCAATATCAGACCACCTTACAGATTGTGACAAGGACTAACAAGTATATCAATATCAGACCACCTTACAGATTGTGACAAGGACTACCAAGTATATCAATATCAGACCACCTTACAGATTGTGACAAGGACTAACAGGTATATCAATATCAGACCACCTTACAGATTGTGACAAGGACTAACAAGTATATCTATATCAGACCACCTTACAGATTGTGACAAGGACTAACAGGTATATCAATATCAGACCACCTTACAGATTGTGACAAGGACTAACAGGTATATCAATATCAGACCACCTTACAGATTGTGACAAGGACTAACAGGTATATCAATATCAGACCACCTTACAGATTGTGACAAGGACTAACAAGTATATCAATATCAGACCACCTTACAGATTGTGACAAGGACTAACAAGTATATCAATATCAGACCACCTTACAGATTGTGACAAGGACTAACAAGTATATCAATATCAGACCACCTTACAGATTGTGACAAGGACTAACAAGTATATCAATATCAGACCACCTTACAGATTGTGACAAGGACTAACAAGTATATCAATATCAGACCACCTTACAGATTGTGACAAGGACTAACAAGTATATCAATATCAGACCACCTTACAGATTGTGACAAGGACTAACAAGTATATCAATATCAGACCACCTTACAGATTGTGACAAGGACTAACAAGTATATCTATATCAGACCACCTTACAGATTGTGACAAGGACTAACAAGTATATCAATATCAGACCACCTTACAGATTGTGACAAGGACTAACAAGTATATCTATATCAGACCACCTTACAGATTGTGACAAGGACTAACAAGTATATCTATATCAGACCACCTTACAGATTGTGACAAGGACTAACAAGTATAATTGATTGCCATTCCCGGGTCCTTGGTTGGAACCCCTTGCTTGGAGTTGTTCCTGCAAACTTCCCTGTCCTAATCTCTAGCAGAACACCGAAGCCGTGTGGTTGTGACCGAGTTGTGTCTTCTCCCATTAGCCATGGGCACTGTGGCTTGTGTCTGCTCCAACATGTATAGGTGAAACGAGAGGAGTAGGTTACCATCACATGGGGCGGCTTTCAACAATGGGGTAactttgaacccccccccccccccccccagaaagaGTTGTTGTGCTTAGAAACATATGTAGTGGCACTGACATAACCTCTGGCTTCCCCAACTTACGTGGAATACCAACATATTCCTGTAGTAGTGCACAGGAAGGCAAGAGACCCTCTGGCAACAGGACGAGCTGTGAAGGGGAGGGTACATCCAGGAGAGATTGTCTCATTAtccaaaagtcatttctgcaggtaacaatatagagcgacggtaaaatacacagaCCCGTTCGgtggaaaacaaaatgtcctcgtttttcacttttgaacagggtgacaagttcatgtacttacagggtggcccagaattatattccctcacacaatggatacacaatagaatgcTATTGTGCAAGGGATTGAACctttctgggtcaccctgtctCGTaagtttcctcatcagcctca
It encodes:
- the LOC135486119 gene encoding growth arrest and DNA damage-inducible protein GADD45 alpha-like → MKMTLEEVDTMHSSVDNGISIADALRGTLLRAKEQSRITCGVYDTAKRMEVAPENIMLCVMAAEDVSDVTKQIHLTLMEALCWENEVRLLKVDSSTKLAKLIGDVKPIIDNNGNQRTFKSDDLKCLLIEYPPDELSTAEENIIEYYKLVCNTFPHPIVPLPA